In the Microplitis mediator isolate UGA2020A chromosome 5, iyMicMedi2.1, whole genome shotgun sequence genome, GTTCATGGCGATGAGGGTTTTTAGAAAGATGGTCAAGATTAGTGATTGCATGATGCAACTCTTTAAGTTGTCGTACTATTTCCAAACAATTCACTTCGAACCCGCATAAGCTCTGCAATCGTCTTTCCAAGTGCATAAACTGTTCCTGCATCATGCCAAACTGCTGTTTCagcatttcaattttatttgagcTGGAATCACACGTAGCCGTTTGATCCTGAGTAACAGTTATGTGATTACCCTGGAgttgatcaaatttcatttgttTTTGTGTCAATTGCGACTTCAACAAGCTTTTAATACTGTCAATCTCAGCAATCATCATGTCTTGCTGCTTACACTGAGCTAACAATTTTTGCTGATGATGTCCTTGCGTCCAACCTTGATCTTCCTGCTTTTTATGAATAGTCGCGCCAACCGCATTGGACTTAGTCTGCAGTTGTTTAATTTGACGGACGAATTCTTGTTTTTCTGCCGCATGATCATCAAATATGTATTGACAACACGTGTGCAGAGTTTGTGCTTCAGTTACTTTGGCATTGAGCGCCTTCTCAAGTTGCTTAAAGCTATCGGTTAACCTAGACCGTTCAGATTTTAATTTGGTTCTAAGTTCATTTAATTTGTTCTGATAAGTCAAACCGGCTTTGTACTTTTCAAACAGTGCTTTATTCTTCTTGCTGTGTTTTTTCTTCATCGATTTTACCAGATCGGCGCGGTCTCCAGTCGACTCGGTGACCTCCCCGGGGTTATCCAATCGTAGTTTTAACAACGAATCAATAAGAATCTGAATATTTGACCAACTCAACTTGGATTTTTGTACCAGCGGCATCAATAGCGATACATTTCTTTCATCTTTGTCTCCACCTATTTGAGTACCTTCTTTAACATCTTTAGATTCTTTCGTTTTGTTAACGTGTCTTTCAACAACGTTCTTTGTTGATTTCGTTGGAGTTTCTCTCGGCTCTAATTTTTCTGTCACCGGCTTTGACTGAGTCGCTTGCTGGAGATTTTCCTTCTGAAcgtttatgtctgatgaaatttgaaaagttcTCTCAAATTGTACATGCTTCTGTTTATCATCCTTATCGTCTTTATCATCTTCCTTCACAATCGATTTTAGATTCTTCTTATGACGATAGTCTACTTTGCCGTTCCAATACTTACCGTTTATTGGATGTAATccaagaaaatataataaacagtAACAGATTATTTGCGAAAATATGAATATTCCGATCCCGTACAACAGTTCGGTAAAGGATTCGCGATACATCTTATGGTATTTATCTGccgaaaatataaataaataatcataaacaATAATTCTGTATCTTAAATCGTGtcatttaaagtttaaaaataaattactattataaaaaattagagtAATAAATCACTGGTGTAACAGATTTACAATCACACTACACAGATACAGTAGTATAGGgttaaggctgggccgcacctaaaaatttcctaAGCGTCGATTTTACGCCCTCGGGGATTGCGGTGACTTCGGAAGCTCTTTTTTTTGGCTTGCAGGCAAAATCCCCACATCACATTCTGACCAGTGTATATTTTGTCCAAATACGTTTCCACGAAGCAACAAAATGCCCAAATCATAtgaaaaaatgtcaaagttaccctgatagccagagtttccgatcagaaagttggtgtacctgagttgcgaccaagttgacgacaagttgtcgacaactttcagcttgtgtaactgttgccgacaacttggctacaagttgctcagcaacttggcgacaatctactgccgcaacctgtcaccaagtttctgagcaacttgtagccaagttgtcggcaacagttacacgagctgaaagttgtcgacaagttgttcggaaagttgccgtcaacttatggaaatgcagacttttgcggccaacttggctatcagggtacgTTTGAATTGAAACACAGTATTGCAGTGGCGTCGTGTGAAATTGTGCAgtgattgtaaaatttatcttttattaatttaagttGTGCAAAGTATCTGTAGTGTAGTTAAGTGTTCACTGCTAGTGTAGAGTgttaatgagtgtgaatgtagcagacattagacaaatttcaaattattaataaatagagtaaataattaataaaatacaactttaaaaaaatgcgcatttaaaaattttgaaatttgtgcattttttataaatattatgctATTAattacactaatggaaaaaattaaaggatcaaaaaaaaattctaaatttttaggcgattttcaacaggctctaactttgagagaaatggtcgtacaagaaaagaaaaagaaggaaattgtagctctaaatatctactttttggattaaaattttaaaattttttaacgtcagcagtttttgagtaattttagaaaaaccaacgacaaaaaaattttcaaattaaaaaaatttttttttttggtctccgggcgtggaaaaaattttttttgcttaaccactatgaggatcggataccttcattattcagctttaatttctttttttatggaccttgatacgtccacttctcgccgagacatcggtcttcaaatggaaaaggatccttttgtctttgattatcgatatctcggAAACCAATGAttgcacagaaagttaatggtgggttttaaaaacttgaataaattcccttcaatgattagccattgctttttcgaaaaaaaattctttcctatcgtcacatgaatttaaaaatgcaacaaaaaaagggctttttgtggttttttggaaaatcaagcgctgaaacgaaaatattgtggaaatcgataatgttgactgtgcattttacagttcaatatgttaacaaaaaccctgcagaaagccagattaatccaaccagccgtttttttgtttcacgcgatca is a window encoding:
- the LOC130667851 gene encoding spindle assembly abnormal protein 6 homolog; the encoded protein is MYRESFTELLYGIGIFIFSQIICYCLLYFLGLHPINGKYWNGKVDYRHKKNLKSIVKEDDKDDKDDKQKHVQFERTFQISSDINVQKENLQQATQSKPVTEKLEPRETPTKSTKNVVERHVNKTKESKDVKEGTQIGGDKDERNVSLLMPLVQKSKLSWSNIQILIDSLLKLRLDNPGEVTESTGDRADLVKSMKKKHSKKNKALFEKYKAGLTYQNKLNELRTKLKSERSRLTDSFKQLEKALNAKVTEAQTLHTCCQYIFDDHAAEKQEFVRQIKQLQTKSNAVGATIHKKQEDQGWTQGHHQQKLLAQCKQQDMMIAEIDSIKSLLKSQLTQKQMKFDQLQGNHITVTQDQTATCDSSSNKIEMLKQQFGMMQEQFMHLERRLQSLCGFEVNCLEIVRQLKELHHAITNLDHLSKNPHRHEQELQNGDKKSSAVHLEMIQIQEENERLEDMQRTQKNGQIDDLQSDLIKAKVESLQREASNHSSFTERLQDDLEALRLKNNNEAIGACSSLDQSVNGPSSECIKPEQVRTTTLLPGMDETLITNLESEICSITSIKPAIESQQDLNCNSFIFGLNSDNLHTSTYARDVNYDPQQKRRKKNRKINKSNTK